In Shewanella sp. VB17, a single genomic region encodes these proteins:
- a CDS encoding SDR family NAD(P)-dependent oxidoreductase yields MNNSEKNKQGTNTHKDLLKSSILKIQEKDRRIRELEGEREEPIAVIGMSCRFPGAPDPEAFWQLIKNGDDAVTIMSDQRWDMKEYFSAVAAEPGKINTRHFGLLDAVDQFDPAAFGISEVEAPYIDPQHRLLLEQAWFCFERAGLDIAAVKGTDAGVFIGQMNNDYTRLLKSTMDLNAYVGQGNALSAAAGRLSYAFGLTGPSMSVDTACSSSLVTVHLACQSLRMGECSMALAGGVNLLLSPEAAIGASVANMLSATGRCNTFGDGADGYVRSEGCGMVLLKTLAQAEADGDRILAVIRGSAVNQDGRSHGLNAPNGPAQMEVMRRALAHARVTPAQVAYLETHGTGTSLGDPVEVQAIDAVYGRAKDRSETLTLGAVKANIGHCESAAGVAGLIKLVLLLQHDVLPPITHLDKLNPHLDDLSEHLVFPRKQGQSWNSQQPRIAALSSFGYTGTNAHLVMARHVSTVKTEVDDSFVIEDYPFYFSAHSAASLRDQLLLLAEHLKSRPDISLRHLAATVNRTQNTFAYRFGIGVRTHDELLSYLLSGAESEFIELPLKPAVVLCFGCSPLTSFTFSDVFADASWSARYLKLQKELEQITGLSLEALSGSEDYPVLRQMVTQLLSAEKLIAEGLLSQQVQAQGTGIVAALVFAGVLGFEQAVRLCFSLDQSSDDGLAKAEWQALMDSLDLAEALRQVSVSANGAKARFWLEWPNNRVGDAKIILDEMLTKVDDRPLIDWPLQQGELAIELTQLKVLTETSVIAGTIESDEKNVDPWLGLAVALFNLGWSLISKAGNKGVKDDVYPLPDYAFDRRSYWLPEQVTARVSSLPLMFSPVRHGVFTTELTEPNGSSLFAGELSLARLPFLRDHLVAGKIMVPASLYFDMIAEVCSGPSGAPARIKDMQILQACILDIKPVAVYCRVSGTDTATATVDIYTKDADKDTWCKHVSASVELYAELALQTYTLTADRKMCPQSVAVDKHLAKALQAGIEYGESFQAISKLFRGVGVALAKIEWPASLPSQWSGRGLHPVILDACFQVISAAIADTGNEDDIPPLFVPTKIQGLEDTGHRPRELWCFVRIQGPNPHWESDAELHDYLREREQFAVSLHAYDEQGREVITIERFEASRYQPSLAAPVWADWLLEKHWLVLPSLVSALTITADDLWTQARPHVEAAQYVMDAAVLEDLDALSGHYIRAAFSQLGLALEEGLILDDVMQHQDVQPGYRRLVQRLLFLNCQLPVTELSARTLESRLRIKLATQTSELDLLVRCGEALADVLCGKTKAVDLLFVEDKSKDAGAVYQDSAGSLALNDRIAAMVAQAVTSLPQGRRLRVLEVGAGTGATTRQVLKQVEGLAVDYVFTDLSEHFLTRAKDKFHHSEAIDYQIFDLQLDPHSQGFTAGQFDLIIAVNVLHATSDLARTLNHLSLCLADGGILLLRELTQPLAWLDLSFGLTAGWWNFTDLDLRQESPLLESSAWEKLLKECGFESALATDEPERTESIFVAKKVAQCRAQIPPEPKGCYLVLADEDIGVEMQWLTPLKKDLEMRGQSLVMISSDDALHHGHLQHSDDFSALFAEIEKTNGAITGIVYAWSLRPADLIAETLLEAAELYLKYPLLLCQALLHSRWRHLCPSFLTAGAQPLADKVTQPMQAMLWGHVFAYINENGTFARLIDLDPSTVVGDILCEALAQTEECQIVIRDGQMCAARLRRASLSVLDTATAHSQIVAHGSYLITGGFGDLGLQTAKTLAAQGAKHLILIGRFVRRDAEPILNELRDQGVQVLPVYVDVSDEALLHAALKEVLAELPPLRGVVHSVGVLEDGVIEQQSWERYMRVLQPKVFGAIHLYRSVIDCDLDFFVIYSSASAIMGNPGQANHAAANAFLDAFSWYLRGLQLPGLSIGWGAWSDIGAAAALDMTARLSESDSVAGTIDPKQGIAVIEQQFACENVQFAVLPLQHSQSLDADHLPQVQRLLVELLDEAGTVIKSPLKESNKVDKPAAEDFLQGLQQVSVPERKRQIEAYLQTTLVKLLKYSGTIEANVSLFDHGLDSLLVIDLRGLLERRFTQKFESTLLYDYPSIAELTGFLLKCLPANHKAATSAPVTAPLPTHSSEEEADCAIAVVGMSCRFPGGANSPQQFWELLKEGVDAVKAVPADRWDHAKYYDPDRTKSGKIYVAEGCFVDQVDQFCPERFAISGIEAELMDPQQRMLLDVSYEALESAGLDPMALTGSETGVFVGVMTQDYLQLTQHVREHAFYVGTGSANSIVAGRISHVFGLMGPSMTLDTACSSSLVSVQLACTNLRTGACDMALAGGVSLQLSPEPLMIECAGGMLSPNGRCRTFDANADGFVRGEGCGVVVLKRLADAEKDGDPIIGIIRGAAVTHDGRAGGLTVPNGLSQQRVLEKALQDAAVSPAEISYIEAHGTGTHLGDPMELNALQAVFGGAHSETSLYVGSVKTNIGHAEAAAGIAGLIKVLLCLQHGKLVPHLHFELPNPNFDWQQSGIEVIDKLREWASTQPRRAGVSSFGLSGTNAHLVVEEYEAVELPQDIADDFVPLAVLSHINREQLQHDASRYLQALTEVPMPVVDVAYTFCASRAGQSVQAILPAASMSELIEGLQALAKGKIRISEKNVVQPQLVWRLAVAQVPEWREQIAGYYQQFSAFRQVIDDCAEALGARGFDISSPDVLCASECLDIPESLHYAILGLAYGRLLLSLGVAPEQLYAQGLMLLPAAALSGAASIDNMLAGLLATNESELQAALSAVDFSNSELPIVFIADTHIPAGFNQACSVACDKPYSRDSQTDTNAESEMVLELLLGLVDVPGVRPCSALHQVLTALSHQGQKINWQNYFAFSKPRKVQLPSSLFPARRYWVSEQALKVQTIPSLITHDITSAGDGRRYVEFDLDVDQQSFLGEHCLDSTNIFPAAGSLALAVHALASTRGISINGVRFLRPLKFEQQLLVQLEVFADGRAQLYSRESATQAWQSFTAIDSLTVTQATAEGGINVDELLATLRIIRDKATFTVDKETFYSDYIPKELGLQDTYRRIEGMWREGQSAVAKIRTLSADFIIAPQVLDACLQSVNVLGDILGGAGGLFLPYGIGRVTLNAWPGGLYFWCLAQYLPDESSADELVYDISIIDENEQLCGRFEQVSFRKVTQSSSLLSTELDQVLLRQVSWQASTLPGVEAVNALSDVLLVGRKNPSQQQIQANFQGRMHQVWCDDIAENAQQKIQAVFDSHRDAQALIYTELLDVMDADTVLPANWSEGAGDVLWCLAQWLIAASEQNLPVIVLTQFSQNVDSENAPSSGATFAAAALVQTVTQEFPSLHVVLVDVDECVTGVSGVPVWLAEAVSEKAESVVAYRQGQRYLRKLEIALHWQETTESDVISTIRTDRTYVISGGLGELGLLSAERLVAEGAKALALLTRSARPETDARVAALRALGCQVQVLYGDVSHLGHLREQMDIIAREMPPVAGILHAAGTLSNALLKQQSETGWQSVLSAKVQGALNLYELSQPMSLDFFVLFSSIASIGGSVGQANYVVANALLDYLARRWAHQGIPAMSINWGAWENTGMAGQAEARGVAFQQRLTSEQALTSLSLLLRQPMAQVVCYRDDEEDVVSSEIEQGGTVLDSDFYELTADEQSVLVVQVIHNALMDFLKIEASQVLDERPFFDFGMDSITAVDFSYRISKEFALELHVDTIFDYPSVITLAEHILQLLRLDEQVQPQEESMSIDDISKMLELELEND; encoded by the coding sequence TTGAACAATTCTGAGAAAAATAAGCAAGGTACAAATACTCACAAGGATTTGCTGAAAAGTTCGATTTTGAAAATCCAAGAAAAAGATCGACGCATCCGTGAGCTTGAAGGTGAGCGCGAAGAACCTATTGCAGTTATTGGTATGTCGTGCCGTTTTCCGGGAGCCCCGGATCCTGAAGCATTTTGGCAGCTGATCAAAAATGGCGATGATGCGGTTACCATCATGTCAGATCAGCGATGGGATATGAAAGAGTATTTTTCTGCAGTTGCTGCGGAGCCAGGAAAGATTAATACTCGGCATTTTGGCTTGCTTGACGCTGTTGATCAGTTTGATCCAGCGGCCTTCGGTATTTCTGAAGTAGAAGCGCCCTATATAGATCCTCAGCATCGACTGTTGCTTGAACAGGCATGGTTTTGTTTTGAGCGTGCAGGTTTGGATATTGCTGCTGTAAAAGGAACAGATGCGGGTGTTTTTATTGGGCAGATGAATAATGACTATACCCGCTTGCTTAAAAGCACTATGGATCTAAATGCCTATGTAGGGCAAGGCAACGCGCTGAGTGCGGCTGCCGGTCGCTTGTCCTATGCGTTTGGCTTAACGGGTCCGAGTATGTCAGTAGATACCGCCTGTTCATCGTCATTGGTGACTGTACATCTGGCATGCCAAAGTTTACGGATGGGGGAGTGCTCAATGGCGCTGGCGGGAGGAGTGAACCTGCTGTTGAGTCCGGAAGCTGCAATTGGCGCTTCTGTTGCCAACATGCTGTCGGCGACTGGGCGCTGTAATACTTTTGGTGATGGTGCCGATGGTTATGTACGCTCTGAAGGCTGTGGCATGGTATTACTGAAAACTTTAGCGCAGGCAGAAGCCGACGGGGACAGGATATTGGCTGTGATTCGTGGTTCGGCTGTCAATCAGGATGGGCGCAGTCACGGCCTAAATGCACCCAATGGACCTGCACAAATGGAAGTGATGCGCCGTGCGCTTGCCCATGCACGAGTGACGCCTGCCCAAGTTGCTTATTTGGAGACTCACGGCACCGGAACTTCGCTGGGTGATCCGGTGGAAGTGCAGGCGATAGATGCTGTTTACGGGCGGGCGAAAGACCGCTCTGAGACACTGACTTTGGGCGCTGTCAAAGCCAATATTGGTCATTGTGAATCTGCTGCTGGGGTTGCCGGCTTGATTAAACTCGTGCTGTTATTGCAGCATGATGTATTGCCGCCGATCACACACTTGGATAAGTTAAATCCGCACTTAGATGATCTGAGTGAGCATTTAGTCTTTCCCCGAAAGCAAGGGCAAAGCTGGAACAGTCAACAGCCCCGCATAGCGGCATTGAGCTCCTTTGGTTACACAGGTACCAATGCTCACTTGGTAATGGCTAGGCATGTAAGTACAGTGAAAACCGAAGTTGATGATTCATTTGTTATTGAGGATTATCCGTTTTATTTTTCCGCCCACAGCGCAGCTTCCCTGCGTGATCAGCTGCTCCTGCTTGCTGAACATCTCAAGTCTAGACCGGATATTTCACTGCGACATTTAGCCGCTACGGTGAATCGTACCCAGAATACTTTCGCCTATCGTTTTGGGATTGGGGTCCGTACTCATGATGAGTTGCTATCATATCTGTTATCAGGGGCTGAGAGTGAATTTATTGAGTTACCATTGAAACCGGCAGTGGTACTGTGTTTTGGTTGTTCGCCGCTAACCTCTTTTACATTTTCTGATGTGTTTGCCGATGCATCATGGTCTGCCCGCTATCTGAAATTACAGAAAGAGCTTGAGCAGATAACTGGGCTGTCTTTAGAAGCATTAAGTGGCTCTGAGGATTACCCAGTGTTAAGGCAGATGGTCACACAGCTACTGAGTGCTGAAAAGTTGATTGCCGAAGGGCTGCTTTCTCAGCAAGTTCAGGCGCAGGGGACGGGCATTGTCGCTGCGTTAGTTTTTGCCGGTGTACTAGGTTTTGAGCAAGCCGTGCGCCTGTGTTTTTCACTGGATCAGTCATCTGATGACGGTTTAGCAAAAGCTGAATGGCAAGCGTTGATGGATAGTTTAGATTTGGCCGAAGCTCTGCGTCAGGTGTCAGTTAGTGCTAATGGGGCTAAAGCCAGATTCTGGTTGGAATGGCCTAATAACCGCGTTGGTGATGCAAAAATCATCTTGGATGAAATGTTAACTAAGGTCGACGATAGGCCACTTATTGATTGGCCATTACAGCAGGGCGAATTGGCTATTGAACTGACGCAATTGAAGGTGCTTACTGAGACTTCAGTGATAGCAGGAACCATTGAAAGTGACGAAAAAAATGTTGATCCTTGGCTTGGTTTGGCTGTTGCATTATTTAACCTGGGCTGGTCACTGATCTCAAAAGCAGGCAATAAGGGGGTTAAAGATGATGTTTATCCTTTACCTGATTACGCCTTTGACCGCCGTAGTTATTGGTTACCCGAGCAAGTCACTGCACGAGTGTCCTCATTACCGTTGATGTTTTCGCCTGTACGTCATGGTGTTTTTACCACAGAATTAACTGAGCCCAATGGCAGCAGTCTTTTTGCCGGTGAATTGTCTTTGGCACGGCTTCCTTTTTTGCGGGATCACCTTGTTGCGGGAAAGATAATGGTACCTGCGAGTCTTTATTTTGACATGATCGCAGAGGTTTGCTCCGGACCAAGTGGTGCGCCTGCCCGGATAAAGGACATGCAAATTCTGCAAGCATGCATACTGGATATAAAGCCTGTGGCTGTGTATTGCCGGGTAAGCGGTACTGATACGGCGACGGCAACGGTGGACATTTACACGAAAGATGCTGACAAAGATACCTGGTGTAAACACGTTAGTGCTAGTGTCGAACTCTATGCCGAGCTGGCATTGCAAACATATACACTGACAGCTGATCGCAAAATGTGTCCACAATCTGTAGCGGTTGATAAGCACTTAGCTAAGGCCCTGCAAGCTGGTATTGAGTATGGTGAATCTTTTCAGGCTATCAGTAAGTTGTTTCGTGGAGTGGGAGTTGCCCTTGCTAAAATCGAATGGCCAGCTTCGCTGCCTTCTCAATGGTCTGGCCGCGGTTTGCATCCGGTAATATTAGATGCCTGTTTTCAAGTGATTAGTGCTGCTATTGCTGATACAGGTAATGAGGATGATATCCCGCCATTGTTTGTTCCTACAAAAATTCAGGGTTTAGAGGATACGGGTCATCGTCCTAGGGAATTGTGGTGTTTTGTACGTATTCAGGGGCCTAATCCCCATTGGGAGAGCGATGCGGAACTGCATGATTATTTACGTGAACGAGAACAGTTTGCGGTGTCTTTGCACGCCTACGATGAACAGGGACGAGAGGTCATTACCATTGAGCGCTTTGAGGCATCGCGTTATCAACCGAGTCTTGCCGCGCCAGTTTGGGCAGATTGGTTATTGGAAAAACATTGGCTTGTATTGCCCTCTTTAGTCAGTGCTTTAACCATAACCGCGGATGATTTATGGACACAGGCTCGGCCACATGTCGAGGCCGCGCAATATGTGATGGATGCTGCCGTGTTAGAGGATCTTGATGCACTGAGTGGGCATTATATTCGCGCAGCATTTTCGCAATTAGGGCTGGCACTCGAGGAAGGGTTAATCCTGGACGATGTGATGCAACACCAGGACGTTCAGCCGGGTTATCGTCGTCTGGTACAGCGACTACTTTTCCTCAATTGTCAGTTACCAGTTACAGAGCTCTCGGCCAGGACTCTTGAGTCCCGGCTGCGAATAAAGTTAGCTACACAAACGAGCGAGTTAGATTTACTGGTGCGCTGTGGTGAAGCATTAGCTGATGTGCTCTGTGGAAAAACCAAAGCAGTTGACTTGCTGTTTGTCGAAGATAAATCTAAGGACGCAGGAGCTGTCTACCAAGACAGCGCCGGTAGCTTGGCATTAAATGATCGAATTGCGGCAATGGTGGCACAGGCCGTTACTTCTCTGCCGCAAGGGCGTCGGTTACGTGTTCTTGAGGTCGGGGCGGGCACAGGTGCTACAACTCGACAGGTATTAAAACAGGTGGAGGGGCTAGCGGTTGACTATGTTTTTACCGACTTGTCGGAGCATTTTTTAACCCGGGCTAAGGATAAATTTCACCACAGCGAGGCAATAGATTACCAGATTTTCGATCTTCAGCTCGATCCGCATTCACAGGGATTCACCGCGGGACAGTTTGATCTTATTATTGCTGTGAATGTTCTCCATGCGACCTCTGATCTGGCGCGAACCCTAAATCATTTATCGCTATGCTTGGCTGACGGAGGCATCTTATTGCTGCGAGAATTGACGCAGCCATTGGCTTGGCTTGACTTGAGTTTTGGTCTGACCGCAGGCTGGTGGAATTTCACCGATCTGGATTTGCGTCAAGAGAGCCCGCTGCTGGAGAGCTCCGCATGGGAAAAGTTGTTAAAAGAATGCGGCTTCGAATCGGCTTTGGCGACTGATGAACCTGAGCGTACAGAGAGTATTTTTGTGGCTAAAAAAGTCGCTCAATGTAGAGCTCAGATACCCCCCGAGCCTAAAGGCTGCTATCTGGTGTTGGCTGATGAAGATATCGGTGTTGAAATGCAATGGCTTACGCCATTAAAGAAAGACCTTGAAATGCGTGGGCAGTCACTGGTGATGATCTCATCAGATGATGCACTTCATCATGGGCATTTACAGCACAGTGATGACTTTAGTGCGCTTTTTGCTGAAATTGAAAAAACGAATGGCGCTATCACAGGTATCGTTTATGCGTGGTCTTTGCGTCCGGCAGATCTGATCGCAGAGACACTCTTAGAAGCCGCAGAGCTGTATTTAAAATATCCATTGCTGCTTTGTCAGGCCCTTTTACATTCCCGTTGGCGGCATTTATGCCCGAGTTTTTTAACGGCTGGCGCACAGCCCTTGGCGGATAAGGTAACACAGCCAATGCAAGCCATGCTGTGGGGTCATGTCTTTGCTTATATTAATGAGAATGGCACCTTTGCACGCTTGATAGATCTTGACCCATCGACTGTGGTTGGTGATATTTTGTGTGAAGCACTGGCACAAACAGAAGAATGTCAGATCGTGATACGTGATGGACAGATGTGCGCCGCACGATTGCGACGTGCATCTTTGTCTGTGCTTGATACCGCGACGGCTCACTCACAGATAGTGGCTCACGGTAGTTATCTGATCACTGGCGGTTTTGGTGATCTGGGTTTACAGACCGCAAAAACGCTGGCAGCGCAGGGGGCTAAACACCTTATTTTAATTGGCCGTTTTGTGCGAAGAGACGCGGAGCCAATACTCAATGAATTACGGGATCAAGGTGTTCAGGTGTTACCTGTTTATGTTGATGTCAGTGATGAAGCGCTTTTACATGCAGCCTTAAAAGAAGTACTGGCTGAGTTACCCCCCTTACGTGGGGTCGTGCATTCAGTAGGAGTACTTGAAGATGGCGTGATTGAGCAGCAGAGCTGGGAACGGTATATGCGGGTTTTACAGCCAAAAGTATTTGGTGCAATACATTTGTATCGCTCGGTGATTGACTGCGACCTCGATTTCTTTGTTATTTATTCCTCTGCATCAGCGATAATGGGCAATCCGGGTCAAGCTAATCATGCTGCAGCTAATGCTTTTTTGGATGCTTTTTCCTGGTATTTGCGGGGATTGCAGCTCCCGGGTCTGTCGATTGGCTGGGGGGCATGGTCGGATATCGGGGCTGCAGCCGCACTTGATATGACGGCGCGCTTAAGTGAAAGCGATTCTGTAGCTGGTACCATAGATCCTAAACAGGGAATCGCTGTGATTGAACAGCAGTTTGCGTGCGAAAATGTGCAGTTTGCGGTATTGCCTTTGCAACATAGCCAATCTCTTGATGCCGATCATTTACCTCAGGTACAACGGTTATTGGTAGAGCTGCTGGATGAGGCCGGAACTGTTATTAAGTCCCCGTTGAAAGAGAGTAACAAAGTAGACAAACCAGCGGCTGAGGATTTTCTACAAGGTTTGCAGCAGGTGAGTGTTCCAGAGCGCAAACGCCAGATAGAAGCGTATTTGCAAACCACTCTGGTTAAATTGTTAAAATATTCAGGGACAATTGAAGCAAATGTCAGCCTGTTTGATCACGGCTTAGATTCTCTGTTGGTGATCGATCTGCGGGGATTGCTGGAACGGCGTTTTACGCAAAAATTTGAGTCGACCTTATTATACGATTATCCCAGTATTGCTGAACTGACTGGATTTCTGCTTAAGTGCTTACCTGCTAATCATAAGGCGGCAACATCTGCACCTGTTACTGCTCCTTTACCAACTCACAGCAGCGAAGAAGAAGCTGACTGTGCCATCGCTGTGGTAGGGATGTCATGTCGTTTCCCAGGAGGGGCCAATTCACCTCAGCAGTTTTGGGAGCTGTTGAAGGAAGGCGTGGATGCGGTGAAAGCTGTTCCTGCTGATCGTTGGGATCATGCAAAGTATTACGATCCGGATCGGACTAAATCAGGCAAGATTTATGTTGCTGAAGGCTGTTTTGTCGATCAGGTGGATCAGTTTTGTCCGGAGCGCTTTGCAATTTCGGGTATCGAAGCTGAATTAATGGATCCACAGCAACGAATGTTACTGGATGTTAGCTATGAGGCGTTAGAGAGCGCCGGGCTGGATCCTATGGCACTGACTGGCTCTGAAACCGGTGTTTTTGTTGGAGTTATGACGCAAGATTATCTGCAACTGACCCAACATGTTCGTGAGCATGCGTTTTATGTGGGGACAGGGTCGGCCAATAGCATTGTCGCCGGGCGTATTTCCCATGTGTTTGGTTTAATGGGGCCGTCAATGACCTTAGATACCGCGTGTTCCTCTTCGCTGGTGTCGGTGCAATTAGCTTGTACAAATCTTCGTACTGGCGCATGTGATATGGCGCTGGCTGGTGGTGTAAGTTTGCAGTTGTCTCCTGAGCCACTGATGATTGAATGTGCGGGCGGTATGCTTTCACCAAATGGTCGTTGTCGTACCTTTGACGCCAATGCGGATGGCTTTGTCCGTGGTGAAGGCTGTGGTGTAGTGGTACTGAAACGATTAGCTGATGCCGAGAAAGATGGCGATCCTATTATAGGTATTATACGTGGCGCTGCTGTCACACATGATGGCCGTGCAGGTGGTCTAACGGTTCCTAATGGTTTGTCGCAACAAAGGGTATTGGAAAAAGCATTACAGGATGCAGCGGTCTCTCCAGCGGAAATATCCTACATTGAGGCTCATGGGACAGGTACACACCTGGGGGACCCTATGGAGTTAAATGCTTTACAGGCTGTGTTTGGGGGGGCACACAGTGAAACCTCTCTTTATGTCGGTTCGGTGAAAACTAATATTGGTCATGCCGAAGCTGCGGCGGGGATTGCCGGATTGATCAAGGTTTTGCTATGTCTGCAGCACGGTAAATTGGTGCCCCATTTGCACTTTGAACTGCCTAATCCTAATTTTGACTGGCAGCAAAGTGGGATTGAGGTGATAGATAAATTACGTGAATGGGCATCAACTCAGCCCCGTCGGGCAGGGGTAAGTTCTTTTGGTTTGAGTGGTACTAATGCTCACTTGGTGGTGGAAGAGTATGAGGCAGTAGAATTACCTCAAGATATTGCCGATGATTTCGTGCCCCTGGCTGTATTATCGCATATCAATCGTGAGCAATTGCAGCATGATGCCAGTCGTTATTTACAGGCGTTAACTGAGGTTCCTATGCCGGTAGTTGATGTGGCTTATACCTTTTGTGCATCGCGTGCCGGACAGTCTGTTCAGGCTATTCTTCCCGCTGCGTCAATGTCTGAGTTGATCGAGGGGTTGCAGGCATTGGCAAAAGGCAAGATCCGGATCAGCGAGAAAAACGTGGTACAGCCTCAATTGGTCTGGCGCTTAGCCGTTGCACAAGTACCAGAGTGGCGAGAGCAAATAGCTGGTTATTATCAGCAATTTTCAGCATTTAGGCAGGTGATTGATGATTGCGCAGAGGCACTTGGTGCCCGCGGCTTTGACATTAGCTCGCCAGATGTTTTATGTGCTAGTGAGTGTCTTGATATACCTGAGTCCCTCCATTATGCCATATTAGGGCTGGCTTATGGTCGGTTGTTATTATCGCTGGGCGTAGCCCCTGAACAGCTTTATGCACAGGGACTTATGTTGTTACCTGCTGCAGCCTTAAGTGGCGCTGCGAGTATTGATAATATGTTGGCAGGTTTGCTTGCTACAAATGAAAGTGAATTGCAAGCGGCATTGTCGGCTGTGGACTTTTCCAATAGTGAACTGCCGATCGTCTTTATAGCTGATACTCATATCCCTGCGGGTTTTAATCAGGCTTGCAGTGTTGCATGTGACAAGCCCTATAGCAGGGACTCGCAAACGGATACGAATGCTGAAAGTGAAATGGTTTTGGAGCTGTTATTAGGTTTGGTAGATGTGCCGGGTGTGCGGCCTTGTAGTGCGCTTCATCAAGTATTGACCGCTCTATCTCATCAGGGGCAAAAAATTAACTGGCAGAATTATTTTGCTTTTTCCAAGCCTCGTAAAGTGCAGCTTCCCAGTAGTCTTTTCCCTGCCCGGCGTTATTGGGTGTCAGAGCAGGCGCTTAAGGTACAGACAATACCTTCGTTGATCACTCATGATATTACGTCGGCAGGAGATGGACGTCGTTATGTTGAGTTTGATTTAGATGTCGACCAACAATCTTTTCTGGGGGAGCATTGTCTGGACAGCACTAACATATTTCCTGCTGCGGGGAGCTTAGCTTTAGCGGTGCATGCTTTGGCGTCAACCCGTGGGATATCTATTAATGGTGTGAGATTTTTACGGCCTCTGAAATTTGAACAGCAGTTATTAGTGCAGCTGGAAGTCTTCGCCGATGGTCGTGCTCAGCTGTATTCCCGTGAGTCGGCGACACAAGCATGGCAAAGCTTTACTGCCATTGATTCGCTCACTGTGACTCAAGCTACAGCTGAAGGGGGAATCAATGTCGATGAGCTATTGGCAACACTGCGTATTATCCGCGATAAGGCCACTTTCACTGTGGATAAGGAGACTTTTTATAGCGATTACATCCCGAAAGAACTTGGTCTGCAGGACACTTATCGCCGTATTGAGGGGATGTGGCGTGAAGGTCAAAGTGCGGTGGCTAAAATACGTACCCTGTCGGCAGATTTTATTATTGCTCCCCAAGTCTTAGATGCGTGTTTACAATCGGTGAATGTGCTTGGTGATATTCTGGGGGGGGCAGGCGGACTTTTCCTTCCTTATGGCATAGGGCGGGTCACGCTTAATGCTTGGCCAGGAGGTTTATATTTCTGGTGTTTGGCACAATATCTCCCCGATGAGAGTAGTGCAGATGAACTGGTGTACGACATCTCTATTATCGATGAAAATGAACAGTTATGTGGACGCTTTGAGCAGGTTAGCTTCAGAAAAGTGACTCAGTCTTCATCGTTGCTATCTACTGAACTCGATCAGGTTTTATTGCGCCAGGTGAGCTGGCAAGCTTCGACATTACCGGGTGTTGAAGCGGTTAATGCTTTGTCAGATGTTTTGTTAGTTGGTCGTAAAAACCCTTCACAGCAACAGATACAAGCGAATTTTCAAGGCCGTATGCATCAGGTTTGGTGTGATGATATTGCTGAAAATGCTCAGCAGAAAATACAAGCGGTATTTGACAGCCATAGGGATGCGCAGGCTTTGATCTATACCGAACTTTTAGATGTGATGGATGCTGATACAGTGCTACCTGCCAATTGGAGCGAAGGTGCAGGTGATGTACTTTGGTGTCTGGCACAATGGTTGATTGCTGCCAGTGAGCAAAATTTACCTGTGATAGTGTTAACGCAATTTTCGCAAAATGTTGACAGTGAAAACGCCCCATCTTCGGGAGCGACCTTTGCTGCTGCAGCCTTGGTACAAACCGTGACTCAGGAGTTTCCATCATTACATGTGGTATTGGTAGATGTTGATGAATGTGTTACAGGCGTCTCGGGAGTGCCTGTCTGGTTGGCTGAAGCCGTCAGTGAAAAGGCAGAGTCTGTTGTGGCCTACCGTCAGGGCCAGCGTTACCTGAGAAAGCTTGAGATAGCCCTCCATTGGCAAGAAACTACCGAGAGTGATGTGATTTCTACAATTCGCACTGATCGCACTTATGTTATTTCTGGAGGTCTGGGGGAGCTTGGATTGCTTAGCGCCGAAAGGCTTGTCGCAGAGGGAGCAAAAGCACTAGCGTTATTGACTCGCTCAGCGCGTCCTGAGACCGATGCTCGGGTAGCTGCGTTACGGGCATTGGGCTGTCAGGTACAGGTGCTGTATGGCGATGTCAGTCATTTAGGCCACCTGCGTGAGCAGATGGATATTATTGCTCGCGAGATGCCACCAGTTGCTGGAATCCTCCATGCCGCAGGCACTTTATCTAATGCGCTGTTAAAGCAGCAAAGTGAAACAGGCTGGCAATCAGTATTATCAGCCAAGGTGCAGGGGGCGCTGAACTTGTACGAACTTAGCCAGCCAATGTCATTGGATTTCTTTGTGTTATTTTCATCCATTGCTTCGATTGGTGGCTCGGTGGGGCAGGCGAACTATGTTGTGGCGAATGCTTTGCTGGATTACCTTGCCCGACGTTGGGCCCATCAAGGTATTCCAGCAATGAGTATTAACTGGGGGGCGTGGGAAAATACGGGAATGGCAGGGCAGGCTGAGGCCAGGGGTGTTGCATTTCAGCAGCGGTTAACGTCTGAGCAGGCATTGACATCCTTGAGCCTGTTATTACGTCAGCCTATGGCGCAGGTTGTTTGCTATCGAGATGATGAGGAAGATGTCGTATCGAGTGAGATAGAGCAAGGAGGGACTGTACTGGACAGCGACTTTTATGAACTCACTGCAGATGAGCAAAGCGTCTTGGTTGTTCAAGTTATCCATAACGCTTTAATGGATTTTCTCAAGATTGAGGCGAGTCAGGTGTTAGACGAACGTCCATTCTTTGATTTTGGCATGGATTCAATCACGGCGGTGGATTTCAGCTATCGCATCAGCAAGGAGTTCGCACTGGAGCTTCATGTAGATACCATTTTTGACTATCCCAGTGTGATTACGCTGGCAGAGCATATTTTACAGTTGCTGCGTCTTGACGAGCAGGTTCAGCCACAGGAAGAGAGCATGTCTATCGATGATATTTCTAAAATGCTCGAACTGGAACTGGAAAATGACTAA